The Scleropages formosus chromosome 11, fSclFor1.1, whole genome shotgun sequence genome window below encodes:
- the vps13c gene encoding vacuolar protein sorting-associated protein 13C isoform X4: protein MVFESLVSDLLNRFIGDYVENLDKSQLKIGIWGGNVVLENLRVKENALSELDVPFKVKAGQVGKLTLKIPWKNLYSEAVVATLDGLYLLVVPGATIKYDAAKEEKYIQEAKQKELQRIEEALQMAMRRGSQSGEFLFNLESYVYNESKHGHKPKKRKKPFKKSKRHEHKQEKSQDEKKDTFAEKLATQVIKNLQVKITSIHIRYEDDLSDPEHPLSMGVTLAELSLQTTDENWKTCILNEAAKIIYKLGRLECLCAYWNVNSQIFYRSSWEQIVDKLKAGISTKDEELRGYQYIFRPIFALAKICINPNAETELKSPKANLYLEVKNIGIEMTKPQYLSMVDLLESIDCMVKNGPYRKYRPDVAVHQYAKQWWKYAINSVLEVHIKRFNRMWSWSHIEKHRRTLKAYKAAYKAKLTQGKIKEDVEKHIQDLEKVLDVFNITLVRQQAQMEVIRSGQKVVGKKAVGQKQGGGGFFSSFFGKKEGKKKEQEESKEPDSIDELMTPEEKAKLYTAIGYSGSSHNLALPKEYVAVVVTFKLMQTSITVREGPNVPEIMKVQMNDLSTSISQRPGAQAIKVEAKLIHWNVTGLLQQGSVPLLITSAGDSGSSLLSILFELNPEGSSADQLLRVQSQPVEIIYDAMTVNSMAEFFKTGKGVDLEVITSATLMKLEEIKEKTATGLSHIIETRKILDLRIDLKPSYLVIPKSGFYDGKSDLMILDFGSLQLNSVDQGVHQQVSSSFSSLEEIMDRAYERYSLEVTNVQVLYSKSGEVWKSARLQGSSKQHILHPMDFKLQLAKSMVDKDARMPRLKLSGELPLLHVKISDQKLHGVLDLVNSIPLPQMVSTPTTPTKKTLAIPLADSRARVLSLGPSALPDVIETDSDEDVGERSLSEDPQRVSEDLTNLQFKFEVKVVLIELTRQVELENTVLALNVSQLGAQGEMRTYDLTVTSYLRKISLDYCESQGLQSQPLHLISSSDKDGSDLLKVEYIKADTSGPNFQTMFDNTEQTLKVEFSSLHFLMHTRALLSTINYLNTAVPKELTAPKETTKQAEKDVSGKSVFKASKEQHVFSFKMFAMLGSIRVLVCDDRHSIADIIVQGIDASVLVHAKETEVFARLRDIVVADVDPKTIHKKAVSIVGEEVFSFKILLYPGATEGESYTDTSKVDGKVTLRLGCIQVVYLHKFLMSLLESLSYQYASPDEKFVDNFQTAKEALSAATAQAAEKAASSVRDFAQKSFRLSMDIRLKAPVIIIPESSVSHNAVEVDLGLITVSNSFSLMSAEGFPLPAVVERMEVKLTQLKLSRTTLKGNAPQADIEILQPVNLELVVNRNLAAAWFTKIPGVEVQGVLKSMNMELGQEDFGLLMKIMVENIGEGSAEQAAETARLDNKMKEKVEGSQQQRPVAVSAATAESQPVMVGGGISEETINVLISFEVKEVVLKLKKTRNQRECPFLVLYVDHVGIDTRMRQYDMCAATYIKKITLKCLEFSDSCGEPLSIVSSSVESGGELLKVQYFKADRNGPNFDTVYNNTEQRIDVTFTSLDLILHTEALLSTINFLSAALSFSSLPSPEREPKLKAEDGRALVSRTRPPASVSDGNVIDLQIAMQLGAFNVLVCDLNRSIADIKIQGIHGSLLMQGTETHISTRLRDFIVIDDDPKTIHKKAISIVGDEVFSFSLSLTPKATEGNGYSDTSKYDGKVKLNVGCIQVLYVHKFVMSLLNVMNNFQIAKEALSDATAQAAEKAASSVRDFAQKTFRLSMDIRLKAPVILIPQSSVSHNAIEMDLGLITVANTFSLLPVEGRPLPAVIDEMDVQLTQLKLSRIYMDKDNVQPSIRLLEPVNFLLSVKRNLASTWFQKMAAVEVEGDLKPMKVALSQEDLSVLLKILMQNIGEAALLQSDSNACQQVPIKQEVVLSELDSPRGVTNVEEESTKVEPDPLITIKFSFNIESLALVLYSNDPKQVASISQHQESLCLGELTLRLMKASGKMFSNGALEVSTILTACTLDDMRTGIQRVTSRMLGKRLEDSPDAMIDITYSQSDSERTVVAVLQKLYLCASVEFLMAVTDFFIQALPQSPGGLPDKAGQLPLKQISEPKSSPEPKASPMPKTVVRAVVVDPEVVFVANLMKADAPAMVASFQCDFCLESEDSTQKMRANLRELKVLACPFIRNKNDKAVTTVLRPCSVLLETKMPLNKPLTGFLTVEEVIIKISPVILNTVMTILAAMKPKPKEVESVEETSDVTKLWSVMNIYESNFWFLGVDTASEITENFSEQDNSNAGETFAVDVKVVQVTLESGMGHYTVPLLLAESSLTGMARNWSSLLNVSADMTLEVNYFNEAHAVWEPLIERVDDGNRRWNLKLELKNSPIQDRSPVPGDDFIMLPDPQTAVSICSKDTMNITISKCCLSVFTNLAKAFSEGTASTFDHSLKEKAPFSIRNALGVPLFVQHSANLRLVGPPSGGRRHEIAVGQSVDLEHSIFEPSSRGKLSALQRQDSCLFNLSLIPTGYSEITNIPVDKPGRRLYNVHGPNLQETVSVLVQIDATEGNKVITARSPLQIKNHFSVPFTILKYCTSSRSLVPIGVAEPEKECHVALDSYRGQLFLQPVGHLRGQYRESTTCISWKEHVHETSEVHSVLYCPASESNFLPLVVSTLAVPDDLCFISSHGEQDWDPAYIINLHPPVTLRNLLPYSIRYLLEGSAETHELQEGNTADVLNARISGEIMELVLVKYQGRSWNSHVKIHQAMAEFFPICFMCDSAEKLTVDLSMHVSRVGGRLVLSVFSPYWIINKTSRVLQYRAEDVHVKHPSDFRDVVLFSFKKKNIFSKNKIQLCVSTSTWSDGFSLDTVGSYGCVKCPANNMDYLVGVSIQMSSFNLTRIVTMSPFYTLVNKSSYELEIGEVQNKVTMNEKWHYIGSKECLPLWPESTTGKLCVRVVGSESSSKSFFFNKQDNGTLLSMDAYGGIIVDVNISDHSTVISFTDYYDGAAPALIVNHTPWTVISYRQSGSSVVRELKPGEAQRFAWDDPAAVRKLIWNCAEHGGELDLIKDECSQFACNDSTQIHWVSFLDGRQRVLLFTEDVALVTKARQAEELEQFQQEVNISLQNLGLSLVNNESRQEIAYVGITSSGVVWEMKPKNRWKSFNQKNINLLEKAYQNHLSGKSEPGWVKLESNIEVNFSKVPMAMRQPYACSIRRNFLSGIQVEFKQSSHQRSLRAQLHWLQVDNQLVGAIFPIVFHPVPPPKSIALDSEPKPFIDISVITRFNEHSQVTQFKYFMALVQEMAVKIDQGFLGAIIALFTPATDPQADKQKTKLIERDLEALQAELMEASMTDTSGLSFFEHFHISPIKLHLSLSLGSSGGESDEQDMVAIQSVNLLLKSIGATLTDVDDLIFKLACFEVKYQFYRREKLMWTVIRHYSEQFLKQMYVLVLGLDVLGNPFGLIRGLSEGVEAFFYEPFQGAVQGPEEFAEGFVIGVRSLLGHTVGGAAGMVSRITGSVGKGLAAITMDKEYQQKRREEMNRPPKDFGESLAKGGKGFLKGVVGGVTGIVTKPVEGAKKEGAAGFFKGIGKGLVGVVARPTGGIVDMASSTFQGIQRVAESTEEVTKVRPARLIREDGIIRPYNQVESKGYDLFQHEKE from the exons GCTCCCAGTCGGGGGAGTTCTTGTTCAATCTGGAAAGCTATGTGTACAACGAGTCCAAACACG GACATAAGCCTAAAAAACGTAAAAAACCATTTAAGAAATCTAAACGTCATGAGCACAAACAAG aaaaatcgCAAGATGAGAAAAAGGACACATTTGCCGAGAAGCTAGCCACACAGGTCATTAAAAACCTTCAGGTCAAAATCACCAGCATTCACATCCGATATGAAGATGAT CTCTCTGATCCTGAGCATCCTCTTTCCATGGGTGTTACCCTTGCAGAGCTCAGCTTACAG ACAACAGATGAAAACTGGAAGACGTGCATTTTAAATGAGGCTGCAAAAATAATCTATAAG CTGGGCCGCTTAGAGTGCCTGTGTGCATACTGGAATGTCAACAGCCAGATATTCTACAGAAGTTCCTGGGAGCAAATTGTG GACAAACTGAAGGCAGGAATCAGCACAAAAGACGAGGAGCTCAGAGGCTACCAATATA TTTTCAGACCCATTTTTGCATTGGCAAAAATATGCATCAATCCAAATGCTGAGACTGAACTCaagtctcccaaggcaaacctTTACCTGGAGGTGAAGAACATTGGAATTGAGATGACCAAACCTCAG TACCTCTCCATGGTGGACCTTCTAGAGTCCATAGACTGCATGGTTAAGAATGGGCCCTACAGAAAGTACAGACCTGATGTAGCTGTGCACCAGTATGCTAAACAATG GTGGAAGTATGCTATAAACAGCGTCTTGGAAGTACACATCAAGAGGTTCAACCGGATGTGGTCATGGTCGCACATTGAGAAACATAGACGTACCTTGAAAGCTTACAAAGCTGCATATAAAGCCAAACTGACACAAGGAAAAATCAAAGAAGATGTTGAAAAGCACATTCAG GATCTTGAAAAAGTCCTGGATGTTTTCAACATCACATTAGTCCGTCAACAAGCACAAATGGAG GTTATCCGGTCTGGTCAGAAGGTGGTGGGGAAGAAGGCTGTGGGGCAGAAGCAGGGTGGAGGGGGGTTCTTTAGCAGCTTTTTTGGgaagaaagagggaaagaagaaggagcaggaagAATCCAAGGAGCCTGACA GCATAGATGAGTTAATGACTCCAGAGGAAAAGGCTAAACTCTACACAGCGATTGGATACAGCGGCAGTTCACACAACTTGGCGTTGCCCAAAGAG TACGTGGCTGTCGTTGTGACCTTCAAGCTGATGCAGACATCTATCACGGTGCGAGAGGGACCAAATGTGCCGGAAATAATGAAAGTGCAGATGAATGACCTTAGCACAAGCATTTCGCAGAGACCGGGCGCACAAGCAATTAA GGTGGAGGCCAAGTTGATCCACTGGAATGTCACAGGGTTGCTGCAGCAAGGCTCAGTGCCCTTGCTCATCACCTCTGCGGGAGACTCCGGGTCCTCGTTACTCAGCATTCTGTTTGAGCTGAACCCAGAGGGAAGCAGTGCTGACCAGCTGCTCAGAGTCCAGTCCCAGCCAGTGGAGATCATCTATGATGCA aTGACAGTGAACAGCATGGCAGAGTTTTTCAAGACTGGCAAAGGGGTGGACCTTGAAGTCATTACATCTGCGACCCTCATGAAGCTGGAGGAGATCAAGGAGAAAACAGCTACTG GGCTTTCACATATAATTGAGACGCGCAAGATTCTTGACCTGAGGATTGATCTGAAACCATCATACTTAGTCATACCAAAGTCTGGCTTCTATGATGGAAAATCAGACTTGATGATATTAGATTTTGGTAGTTTGCAG TTGAACAGCGTGGACCAAGGAGTCCATCAACAGGTTTCCAGCAGTTTCTCCTCCCTGGAGGAGATCATGGACAGAGCCTACGAGAGATATTCTCTTGAAGTCACAAATGTACAAGTGCTGTACAGCAAATCGG GAGAGGTGTGGAAAAGTGCTCGCTTACAGGGTTCCTCCAAGCAACATATTCTCCACCCCATGGACTTCAAACTTCAACTAGCCAAGTCCATGGTGGATAAAGATGCCAGAATGCCCAG GTTAAAATTGTCTGGCGAGCTTCCCTTGCTTCATGTGAAGATTTCTGATCAGAAACTTCATGGTGTGTTGGATCTGGTGAATAGTATTCCTCTCCCTCAGATGGTTTCCACACCAACCACACCTACAAAGAAG acACTGGCTATTCCATTAGCAGATTCTAGAGCTAGAGTGCTGAGCTTGGGTCCCTCTGCACTTCCTGATGTTATAGAAACAG ATTCTGATGAAGATGTGGGTGAGAGGTCACTAAGTGAAGATCCTCAGCGGGTCTCAGAGGATCTCACTAACCTGCAGTTCAAATTTGAAGTCAAAGTG GTTTTGATCGAGCTGACCAGGCAGGTGGAGCTGGAGAACACTGTGCTTGCCCTGAACGTATCCCAACTTGGAGCACAGGGTGAAATGAGGACCTATGACCTCACAGTCACCTCGTACCTGCGCAAGATCAGCCTGGACTACTGTGAGAGCCAAG GTCTCCAAAGTCAACCCCTGCATTTAATCAGCTCTTCTGATAAAGATGGATCAGACCTCTTGAAAGTGGAATACATTAAA GCTGACACCAGTGGACCCAATTTTCAAACCATGTTTGATAACACCGAGCAAACACTAAAG GTGGAATTCTCTTCCCTCCATTTTCTGATGCACACCAGAGCACTACTCTCCACCATCAACTATCTCAACACTGCTGTGCCTAAAGAGCTGACTGCCCCCAAGGAGACCACCAAACAGGCAGAGAAGGATGTCTCTGGCAAGAGTG TGTTTAAGGCTTCCAAAGAGCAACATGTTTTTAGCTTCAAGATGTTTGCGATGCTGGGTTCCATTCGAGTGCTAGTATGTGATGACCGACACAGCATTGCTGACATCATTGTCCAAG GCATTGATGCATCAGTGTTGGTCCATGCAAAGGAGACTGAAGTTTTTGCAAGGCTGCGGGACATTGTTGTGGCAGACGTTGATCCAAAAACCATTCATAAAAAG GCTGTGTCCATAGTAGGAGAGGAGGTGTTTAGTTTCAAAATACTTCTGTACCCTGGTGCCACTGAGGGTGAGAGCTACACTGACACTTCCAAAGTGGATGGAAAGGTGACTCTACGACTGGGCTGTATCCAGGTTGTCTACCTACACAAGTTCCTCATGTCCCTCCTG GAATCTCTTAGCTATCAGTATGCATCGCCTGATGAG AAATTTGTGGATAACTTCCAGACGGCAAAGGAGGCCCTGAGCGCTGCCACGGCTCAGGCAGCGGAGAAGGCAGCTTCAAGCGTGAGGGACTTTGCCCAGAAGAGTTTTCGCCTCTCCATGGACATCCGGCTGAAGGCCCCTGTCATCATAATCCCTGAGTCCTCTGTGTCCCACAATGCCGTTGAGGTGGACCTGGGTCTCATCACGGTGTCTAACAGTTTCTCTTTAATGTCAGCTGAGGGGTTCCCTCTTCCAGCTGTTGTTGAAAGAATGGAAGTGAAACTCACTCAGCTGAAGTTGTCTAG GACGACATTAAAGGGGAACGCCCCACAGGCCGACATCGAGATCCTGCAGCCTGTCAACCTGGAGCTGGTCGTCAATCGAAATTTGGCCGCAGCTTGGTTTACAAAAATCCCAGGAGTGGAAGTTCAAGGAGTCTTGAAGTCCATGAAT ATGGAGTTGGGTCAGGAAGACTTTGGTCTCTTAATGAAGATCATGGTTGAGAATATAGGGGAAGGAAGTGCAGAGCAAGCTGCAGAAACCGCAAGACTTGATAACAAAA tgaaagaaaaagtagAGGGCAGTCAGCAGCAGAGGCCAGTTGCGGTGTCAGCAGCGACTGCTGAAAGCCAGCCAGTGATGGTCGGTGGAGGAATCAGTGAGGAAACCATCAATGTGCTCATCAGTTTTGAAGTCAAAGAG GTTGTGCTGAAGCTAAAGAAAACAAGGAACCAGAGAGAATGTCCCTTTTTGGTCCTTTATGTGGACCATGTTGGAATTGACACAAGAATGCGGCAGTATGATATGTGTGCTGCAACTTACATCAAGAAGATCACTCTGAAGTGCCTTGAGTTTTCAG ATTCTTGTGGTGAGCCACTAAGTATAGTAAGTTCATCTGTTGAGTCAGGTGGAGAACTCCTCAAAGTGCAGTATTTCAAG GCTGACAGAAATGGACCAAACTTTGACACTGTCTACAATAACACTGAGCAAAGGATCGAT GTGACGTTCACATCTCTTGACCTGATACTGCACACAGAGGCTCTGCTTTCAACCATTAATTTCCTGTCAGCCGCCCTGTCCTTCAGCTCCCTGCCCTCACCAGAGAGAGAGCCAAAGCTGAAGGCAGAGGATGGCCGGGCCCTTGTATCCAGGACAA GACCTCCAGCTTCTGTCTCCGATGGGAATGTGATCGACTTGCAAATAGCCATGCAGCTGGGTGCTTTCAATGTATTAGTGTGTGACTTGAACAGGAGCATTGCTGACATTAAAATCCAAG GTATTCATGGATCATTACTGATGCAAGGCACTGAAACTCACATTTCCACCCGCCTAAGAGACTTTATTGTGATTGATGATGATCCAAAGACAATCCATAAAAAG GCAATCTCCATTGTTGGAGATGAAGTCTTCAGCTTCAGCCTGAGCCTGACCCCAAAGGCCACTGAGGGAAACGGATATTCAGACACCTCCAAGTATGATGGCAAGGTCAAACTCAATGTGGGGTGCATCCAAGTTCTTTATGTACACAAGTTTGTCATGTCTCTTTTG AATGTTATGAATAACTTCCAGATAGCAAAGGAGGCCTTGAGTGATGCCACAGCTCAGGCAGCAGAGAAGGCAGCCTCCAGTGTGAGGGACTTTGCCCAGAAAACCTTCCGCCTCTCCATGGACATCCGGCTGAAGGCCCCCGTCATCCTCATCCCTCAGTCGTCCGTGTCCCACAATGCTATTGAGATGGACCTGGGTCTCATCACAGTGGCGAACACTTTCTCCCTGCTCCCCGTGGAAGGCCGCCCTCTTCCAGCTGTTATTGACGAGATGGACGTGCAGCTCACGCAACTCAAGTTGTCCAG AATCTACATGGACAAGGACAATGTTCAGCCCAGCATTAGGCTACTAGAGCCTGTCAATTTCCTGCTGTCTGTCAAGAGGAACCTGGCATCTACTTGGTTTCAGAAGATGGCTGCAGTAGAGGTTGAAGGAGACCTGAAGCCCATGAAG GTAGCTCTGAGCCAAGAGGACCTGTCTGTTCTGCTGAAGATCTTAATGCAGAACATTGGAGAAGCGGCCCTTCTTCAGTCTGACTCAAATGCTTGTCAGCAGGTCCCCATCAAGCAAGAGGTTGTGCTCTCAGAGTTGGACTCTCCTAGAG GTGTGACCAATGTGGAAGAAGAGTCAACAAAAGTGGAGCCAGATCCTCTTATAACTATCAAGTTCAGTTTCAACATTGAGTCTCTTGCTCTGGTGTTGTACAGTAATGATCCTAAGCAG GTGGCTTCAATTAGCCAGCACCAGGAGAGTCTCTGCCTGGGGGAGTTAACCTTGCGTTTAATGAAGGCATCAGGGAAAATGTTCAGCAATGGTGCCTTGGAGGTCTCCACCATTCTCACTGCTTGTACCCTAGATGACATGAGAACAGGAATCCAGAGGGTGACTTCAAG GATGCTGGGGAAACGGTTGGAGGACAGTCCTGATGCCATGATTGACATAACGTACTCTCAGAGCGACAGTGAGCGCACTGTGGTGGCGGTCCTGCAGAAGCTCTACCTATGTGCCAGTGTGGAATTCCTTATGGCTGTGACAGACTTCTTCATCCAGGCCCTGCCCCAGAGCCCTGGTGGACTCCCTGACAAGGCTGGGCAGCTTCCCCTCAAACAGATCTCAGAGCCAAAGAGCAGCCCAGAACCCAAAGCAT CTCCAATGCCCAAGACTGTGGTTCGAGCTGTGGTAGTAGACCCAGAGGTGGTCTTTGTGGCTAACCTCATGAAGGCTGATGCTCCAGCAATGGTGGCCTCATTTCAGTGTGACTTCTGCCTAGAGTCTGAGGACTCCACTCAAAAAATGAGAGCCAATCTCAGGGAGCTGAAAGTTCTGGCCTGTCCCTTTATTCGCAACAAAAACGACAAGGCTGTCACCACG GTGTTGCGCCCATGCTCTGTGCTACTGGAAACTAAAATGCCTCTGAATAAACCACTGACAGGCTTTTTGACTGTCGAAGAAGTCATTATTAAA ATCTCCCCGGTCATTCTCAACACAGTTATGACCATCCTGGCAGCCATGAAGCCAAAACCCAAAGAAGTCGAGAGTGTGGAAGAGACGAGCGATGTCACCAAGCTCTGGTCTGTTATGAATATATATGAGTCCAACTTCTGGTTTCTTGGTGTGGATACAGCTAGCGAAATCACAGAGAACTTCAGCGAGCAGGATAACAGCAATGCTGGAGAGACCTTTGCTGTTGACGTGAAGGTGGTGCAAGTGACCTTGGAGTCCGGCATGGGCCATTACACCGTGCCCTTGTTATTGGCAGAGTCGTCCCTTACAGGAATGGCTAGGAATTGGTCCTCGCTCCTCAATGTCAGTGCGGATATGACCCTTGAG GTCAATTACTTCAATGAAGCCCATGCTGTGTGGGAACCTCTCATTGAGAGAGTGGATGACGGAAACCGTAGATGGAACCTTAAATTAGAG CTGAAGAACAGTCCAATCCAAGACAGAAGTCCAGTTCCAGGAGATGATTTCATTATGCTGCCAGACCCCCAAACTGCTGTCAGCATCTGCTCAAAGGACACCATGAACATCACTATATCGAAGTGTTGTCTCAGTGTGTTCACCAATCTAGCAAAG GCATTCTCTGAGGGAACAGCATCTACTTTTGACCACTCTCTGAAGGAGAAGGCCCCCTTCAGCATCCGTAATGCCCTGGGCGTCCCACTCTTTGTCCAGCACAGTGCTAACCTGAGGCTTGTGGGCCCTCCATCAGGAGGCCGGCGGCACGAGATAGCTGTGGGTCAGAGTGTGGATCTGGAGCACTCCATCTTCGAGCCCTCGTCCCGCGGCAAGCTGTCTGCTCTGCAACGCCAGGACAGCTGCCTCTTCAACCTCAGCCTCA TTCCTACCGGCTACAGTGAAATAACAAATATCCCTGTGGACAAGCCTGGGCGGAGACTATACAACGTGCATGGTCCCAACCTGCAGGAAACGGTGTCTGTGCTGGTACAGATAGATGCTACCGAAGGCAACAAAGTGATAACAGCACGCTCACCATTGCAG ATTAAGAATCATTTCTCTGTACCTTTTAccattttgaaatattgcacATCATCCCGAAGCCTGGTGCCTATAGGTGTAGCTGAGCCTGAAAAGGAGTGTCATGTAGCTCTAGACTCATACAG AGGCCAGCTTTTCCTGCAGCCCGTGGGGCATCTGAGAGGCCAATACAGAGAGTCCACCACCTGCATCTCCTGGAAGGAGCATGTTCACGAGACCTCTGAGGTGCACTCGGTGTTGTATTGCCCAGCCAGTGAGAGCAACTTCCTCCCGCTGGTGGTCAGCACGCTGGCGGTGCCCGACGACTTGTGCTTCATCTCCTCCCATGGCGAGCAAGACTGGGACCCGGCCTACATCATTAACCTCCACCCTCCTGTCACCCTCCGTAACCTGCTGCCCTATTCCATCCGCTATCTGCTAGAG GGGTCAGCAGAGACACACGAACTGCAGGAGGGAAATACGGCTGATGTTTTAAATGCCCGCATCAGTGGGGAGATAATGGAACTGGTTCTGGTGAAGTACCAGGGCCGCAGCTGGAACAGCCACGTGAAAATCCACCAAGCTATGGCTGAGTTCTTCCCCATCTGCTTCATGTGTGACTCTGCTGAGAAGCTCACTGTGGACCTGAGCATGCATGTGTCAAGAGTGGGTGGCCGTCTGGTGCTGTCCGTCTTCAGCCCTTACTGGATCATCAACAAGACATCTCGGGTCCTCCAGTACCGGGCCGAGGATGTCCACGTCAAGCATCCCTCAGACTTCCGTGATGTTGTTCTCTTCTCCTTCAAAAAGAAGAACATTTTCAGCAAGAACAAG ATCCAACTCTGTGTCTCCACTAGTACCTGGTCTGATGGCTTCTCCTTGGACACGGTGGGAAGTTACGGGTGTGTGAAATGCCCTGCTAACAATATGGATTACTTG GTGGGTGTCAGTATCCAGATGAGCAGCTTCAACCTGACCCGCATAGTGACAATGAGCCCCTTTTACACTCTGGTCAACAAGTCTTCCTATGAACTGGAGATCGGTGAAGTCCAGAATAAGGTCACCATGAATGAAAAGTGGCACTACATTGGATCCAAAGAG tgTCTTCCATTGTGGCCTGAATCTACCACAGGAAAGCTCTGTGTTAGAGTGGTGGGGTCTGAATCATCATCAAAATCCTTCTTTTTCAACAAGCAAGACAATGGCACTCTGCTCTCTATGGATGCG TATGGGGGTATCATAGTCGATGTTAACATCTCAGATCATTCCACTGTGATCAGTTTCACTGACTATTATGATGGAGCTGCCCCAGCTCTTATTGTAAACCATACTCCATGGACCGTGATCAGCTACAGGCAAAG CGGCTCCTCTGTAGTTCGTGAGCTGAAGCCTGGGGAAGCGCAGCGGTTCGCCTGGGATGACCCAGCTGCAGTCCGGAAGCTCATCTGGAACTGCGCAGAACACGGAGGCGAGCTGGACCTGATTAAG GATGAATGTAGCCAGTTTGCCTGCAATGATAGCACGCAGATCCACTGGGTGTCCTTCTTGGATGGCCGACAGCGGGTGCTGCTCTTCACAGAGGATGTGGCACTGGTCACCAAGGCACGGCAGgcagaggagctggagcagtTCCAGCAGGAGGTCAACATTTCCTTGCAGAACCTGGGGCTGTCCCTGGTCAACAATGAGAGCCGACAAGAGATCGCCTATGTGGGCATCACCAG TTCTGGTGTGGTGTGGGAGATGAAGCCAAAGAACCGCTGGAAGTCCTTTAACCAGAAGAACATCAATCTCCTAGAGAAGGCTTACCAGAACCACTTATCTGGAAAGAGTGAACCTGGCTGGGTGAAGCTGGAGTCAAATATAGAG GTGAACTTCAGCAAGGTGCCTATGGCAATGCGCCAGCCGTACGCCTGCAGCATCAGGAGGAACTTCCTGTCAGGGATCCAGGTGGAGTTCAAGCAATCCTCCCACCAGAGGAGTTTACGGGCTCAGCTGCACTGGCTCCAG GTGGACAATCAGCTTGTTGGAGCAATATTTCCCATTGTGTTTCATCCAGTCCCCCCTCCCAAGTCCATTGCCTTAGACTCAG AACCAAAGCCTTTCATTGACATCAGTGTCATCACTAGGTTCAATGAACACAGCCAAGTCACGCAATTCAA GTACTTCATGGCCCTGGTTCAGGAGATGGCTGTAAAGATTGATCAAGGCTTCCTGGGAGCCATCATTGCTTTGTTCACTCCAGCCACAGACCCACAGGCTGATAAGCAGAAG ACCAAGCTCATTGAGAGGGACCTGGAGGCACTGCAGGCAGAGCTCATGGAGGCATCCATGACAGACACTTCAGGCCTCAGCTTCTTTGAGCACTTCCACATCTCCCCCATCAAA CTGCATCTGAGTCTGTCGCTGGGCTCCAGTGGGGGTGAATCAGATGAGCAGGATATGGTCGCCATCCAGTCTGTCAACTTGCTCCTGAAGAGCATTGGGGCGACCCTCACTGATGTCGATGACCTAATATTCAA ACTTGCCTGTTTTGAAGTGAAGTATCAGTTCTATCGCAGGGAAAAGCTGATGTGGACTGTGATTCGACATTACAGCGAGCAA TTCCTGAAGCAGATGTATGTGCTGGTATTGGGCCTGGATGTCCTCGGGAATCCATTTGGGCTGATCCGGGGCCTGTCAGAGGGTGTCGAAGCCTTTTTCTATGAGCCCTTCCAG GGTGCAGTGCAGGGTCCGGAGGAATTTGCAGAAGGGTTTGTGATTGGAGTGCGC